One part of the Arabidopsis thaliana chromosome 1 sequence genome encodes these proteins:
- a CDS encoding uncharacterized protein (unknown protein; BEST Arabidopsis thaliana protein match is: unknown protein (TAIR:AT1G10660.1); Has 141 Blast hits to 140 proteins in 16 species: Archae - 0; Bacteria - 0; Metazoa - 4; Fungi - 0; Plants - 135; Viruses - 0; Other Eukaryotes - 2 (source: NCBI BLink).), translating into MVKNVFSRIDLSSFITGSTEHTWQPTMTSETNIPSYWLNWRFFVCAIFVLTSLFLSSYLIWRYEGPIKRKKRGDDQSLELEQLTGVVYDDESWNTSVKEIHPNWLLGFRVFGFVVLLGLISGNAIADGTGIFIFYTQWTFTLVTIYFGLGSLVSIYRFRSPDNGENRVSIVDEEQGTYRPPGNAENSNVFKSSSGHDRENMSTRQVATTLGYIHQILFQTCAGAVLLTDGVFWFIIYPFLTAKDFNLDFFIVIMHSVNAIFLLGETFLNSLGFILCGMDRHIRAISMDCSCLCLLLVALPILGFVIILCSFMVCGCWVDAHTMLWNICFDREVEALVALKMLLRRNIITYIIYIYSNG; encoded by the exons atggTGAAGAATGTGTTTAGCAGAATTGATTTGTCGAGTTTTATTACAGGTTCAACTGAACATACTTGGCAACCAACAATGACTTCGGAGACAAACATTCCAAGTTACTGGCTTAACTGGAGATTCTTCGTCTGTGCAATCTTTGTCTTAACGTCTCTGTTTCTATCTTCTTATCTGATTTGGAGATATGAAGGACCAATAAAACGCAAGAAACGTGGTGATGATCAAAGCCTGGAGCTAGAACAACTCACAGGAGTTgtatatgatgatgaatcttGGAATACTAGTGTCAAAGAGATTCATCCGAATTGGTTGTTAGGTTTtcgtgtttttggttttgttgttcttcttggaCTTATCTCTGGTAATGCTATTGCTGATGGAACCGGCATTTTCATCTTCTACACACA ATGGACTTTCACATTGGTCACAATTTACTTTGGG CTTGGATCATTGGTGTCCATATACAGATTTAGGTCTCCTGATAATGGTGAAAACAGAGTTAGTATAGTAGATGAAGAGCAAGGGACGTATAGACCTCCCGGGAATGCCGAAAACTCGAATGTGTTTAAATCTTCAAGCGGACACGATAGAGAAAACATGTCTACACGTCAGGTTGCAACTACATTGGGTTACATTCATCAGATTCTTTTTCAA ACTTGTGCAGGAGCTGTATTGCTCACAGATGGTGTGTTTTGGTTCATTATCTATCCTTTTCTCACAGCTAAAGATTTCAATCTCGACTTT TTTATTGTGATTATGCACTCGGTCAATGCTATCTTCCTCCTCGGTGAAACTTTCTTGAATTCTCTG GGTTTCATACTTTGTGGTATGGACCGGCATATTCGTGCTATTTCAATGGATTGTTCATGCTTGTGTCTCCTTTTG GTGGCCTTACCCATTCTTGGATTTGTCATCATCCTATGCTCCTTTATG GTATGCGGCTGTTGGGTTGATGCACATACCATGCTTTGGAATATTTGCTTTGATCGTGAAGTTGAAGCACTTGTGGCTCTCAAGATGTTACTCAGAAGGAACATAATAACAtatatcatatacatatactcAAATGGTTAA